Within Paenibacillus albicereus, the genomic segment TCCTGGCGGATCAGGTAGAAGATCTCCGCCATGCGCGGCTCGATGATATTGGCGAGATCGACCTGGGAGAACTCCTTCTCGACGTTGGAGCCGAGGCGGGTGATCTTGAAGCGCTGATCCTCCGCCGAATCCGTCACGGACGCGCAGCCGTACTTGAGCTTGATCTTCTCCGCCTGATCGGTCTGCGTCCGGAGGCCGTACGAGATGTCGTTCGTGACGAATTCGCCGCCGACCGGCAGCGTCGACGTCGCGACAAGCCCGCCCTGCTCGAAGATCGCGAGCGTCGTCGATCCTGCTCCGATGTCCACCAGCACGGTGCCCATCGCCTTCTCGTCCTTGCTCAGCGACATCATGCCGGAGGCGAGGGACATGAGGATGATCCCGGAGATGTGCAGGCCGGCCTTTTCGACGCAGCGGATCAAGTTATGTATGGCCGTCTTGGCGCCGGTCACGATCGTCGCCTCGACTTCGAGACGGACGCCGATCATGCCGCGAGGGTCGGATATGCCCTCCAGGCCGTCGACGAGAAACTGCTTGGGCACGAGGTTGATGATCTCCCGCTCCGGCGGCAGCGCGACGACCTTGGCTGCCTGCAGCACGCGATCGATGTCCTCGTCGCCGATCTCGCGGTCCTCGTTCGATACCGCGACGACGCCGTGGTTGCTCTGGAGCGCGATATGGTTGCCCTGCACGCCCACGTAGATCTCGGAAATCTCGATGTCGACCATGCGCTCGGCATGCTCGACCGCGCTGCGGATCGACTTGACCGTCTGGTCGATGTCGACGATCGCTCCCTTGCGGATTCCTTCCGAGTCAGCCGATCCAACTCCAATTATATTAATGGCTCCGTTCGCCACTTCGCCAATAATAACTCGAACCTTGGATGTACCGATGTCCAAA encodes:
- the ftsA gene encoding cell division protein FtsA; the protein is MSSNDIIVSLDIGTSKVRVIIGEVANGAINIIGVGSADSEGIRKGAIVDIDQTVKSIRSAVEHAERMVDIEISEIYVGVQGNHIALQSNHGVVAVSNEDREIGDEDIDRVLQAAKVVALPPEREIINLVPKQFLVDGLEGISDPRGMIGVRLEVEATIVTGAKTAIHNLIRCVEKAGLHISGIILMSLASGMMSLSKDEKAMGTVLVDIGAGSTTLAIFEQGGLVATSTLPVGGEFVTNDISYGLRTQTDQAEKIKLKYGCASVTDSAEDQRFKITRLGSNVEKEFSQVDLANIIEPRMAEIFYLIRQEVRRLGFGAKVQGYVLTGGTVNMPGTLTVAQQELESSVRIAVPDFIGVRDPAFGSGVGMIQYVSKHMTIRNSGAVKKQASRKTGTAAPAKPGMIERIKNMFSEFI